The Nitrosopumilus sp. b3 sequence ATGTGGTTTATTGCGGGCCCAATGATTGCACTTTATGGCATAGGCATGGCAGTGATTGAGCGTAAAGAGCGCAAAAAGTTGAACACTTAAATCCAAATTTAATCAAATAATATTACAATGTTAGGGATGGAGTTATCAAATTTCATTGCAGGGCAAGAGTGGATTTTTATCATAATTATCGCAGTAGTGTTCATTTTTGGTGCAAAGAAGATCCCAGAACTTGCAAAGACTTTTGGTAAAGCAAAGGGAGAATTTGAAAAAGGAAAGATCGAGGCAGATAAAGATCTAAAAGAATTCAAAGAGGGAGTAAGCAAAGCCTCCAAAGATAAAGAAATTAAATCAGAT is a genomic window containing:
- a CDS encoding twin-arginine translocase TatA/TatE family subunit; amino-acid sequence: MLGMELSNFIAGQEWIFIIIIAVVFIFGAKKIPELAKTFGKAKGEFEKGKIEADKDLKEFKEGVSKASKDKEIKSD